The genomic region GAATCCAGTTTTTTGAGTTTCAGTCATTTCCGATAAATTGCCTTAGCGTTGAATGTCTAGATTCCCGCCTGCGCGGGAATGACGACTCATAAATTACCCGAAACAACCAAAAATAACCGAAATCAAAAACCGGCTTCCCTGCGTGGGAATGAAATGGATTTTTCTTTGAGTTGCCGATGCGATAAAACGGATTGGCATAGGCTTGCGGCAGGATGATGCGTTTGGGGAAACAAATGCCGTCTGAAGGGCTTTCAGACGGCATTGCGGTTTTCTACAAAACGCGGGCTGCCTTTAAAACTTGTAGCTCATCGTCATCAAAAAGGTGCGTCCGCGTGCAAAATTGGTCAATACGCTTTTGCTTGTGCCACCATATTTGCCGTTGCACAAGCCATCATCATTACACGTTACGTCTTCGTCCTTGTCTTTCGGGTCGAACGAGCTGTAATAACGCTGCGTTGCCGCATCATTGCCCGCATCGAGCGGATCGATATAACGCCTGTCGAACAGATTTTTGACTTCGGCGCGGAAAATAAGGTTTTTCTTCGGCTCGTAAGCGGCGTAAAAATCAAAAATCAAAGGCTGGCGGGCAAGGGTTTCGGTTTGTTTGATGGAACGCTTGCCCAGTTGCCGGACATTGCTGGTATTTCCCCCGTTGGTGCCGTCGATATAGCGTTCTTCAGCCGTCGCGCGGATGCTCTTGCCGAAATAGCGCATCGCGCCGCCCAAAGTCAGTTTGTTGCCCAACCAGCGCGTACCGACTTCCAAACGTCCGTAATCTCGCGGCAGGGCGGAAACCCTGCTCAACCCATAACCTTGTTTGAGTTGGTCTTCTTTGGACGCATTGTTGGGCGATTCGCTCGCATCGCTGAAGTTGGTCGGTTGCGTGCTTTTTTGATAGGCGTAAGAAAGGTTGGTGAAAAAACGCCCATAATCGTAATTCAGCTCCAACTCAAAACCGTGTTTGTGCACTTTGTCTTTGAAATTGCGATGTTGGATGGTGTAGGCAAGCCCGGTGCTGCTGACCCAGCTCGGAATATTCCCGTTCAAATCCCACCATTTCCCGTAAACGTTGTGGATGTAGTTGTCGATGCGGCTGCGGTAGCCGACCAGTTTTAATCCTAATGTATCATCTTGTTTTAACAGTCCTTTTTTATAGGTATTGAAGCCAAATTGCCAAGTGTTTGCGCGCTCTGGTTTTAAGGCGGTGTGAACGCCGGAGTCGCCGATTTGGGAAAAATACATTTCTTGGATGTTGGGCATACGGTGTGTGCGCGAATAGCTGGCGAACGGCATGAAATAATCGCCGAAGTCCGCACTAATGCTGACCGAATGGTTGTTGGCGCGCTTTTTGCCGTATTTTTTCAATACGGGTTCATAAATCCCGCAGCTCCTGTTGCAATGTTCCCTGTATGTCGGCGAGTTTTCTCCGAATGCCCGCTTAAATTCGTCATCCGAGCCGTAATAGCCCGTATATTCGCCGCCGAAACGGTAGCCGACGGTATTGGTGCTGTAGTTTAAGCGGTAAATGTCTTTTTTGAGCGCGGCATCGAAGTAGAACGTGTTGAAATATTGGCTGCCGGCCGGTTGGACGATGGTTGATTTTTGGGGCAGCAGCCCTTTATCGCCCTTAAACCGCCCCAAATAGGAATAAAGCCCGTTGTCCTGATCAGGACCGTCGAAAAACAGCCCCAATTCTTCAGGAAAGCGGTTTTTGCCGTATTCGTTGTGGAAATAATTGAAGCCCAAAGTGGTTTGCAACTCGGTTTCACGGGGCAGCCGGAAGGTGGAGGTGTTGTTGAGGTCGAGGATTTTTGCGTTGTTGTAGGTTTCAAAATCTTTTAAAAGCCCCCAGCCTGTAAACTTCGACCCTTTCGGATATTTCTGCCTGCCCGAATTGTAGGCTGCGGTCAGATTGAGGTTGGTATACGGGTTCAAAGACAAACCGTAATTGAATTGATAATTGCGGTTGATGATTTTGCGGCTGCCGATTTTGGTGTTTAAATCGCGAAATTGCGCCGTGTATTTATTGAATACGCCGTCGTATTCCAATTTAAACAGGTTGCCTGCCGACTGCTGCTTCAGGCTGGACGGATCGATGGGGGTGATGTCGTATTGCGGCGCCAGGTTTTCCCGCCAGCTTTTATCATGACCTTCGATGTATTTTTGCAGTTCTTGGGGGGCATCGTATTTTTGATACCACTTGGTTTTCCAGTACGACTTTTGGAAATCCCGCTCCCATTTTCCGCTGTTGGAATTGAATTTCAACCCGCCTTCTTGCTCAAAATATCGTTGCTTGCGTCGTTCCAGATATTCCGCGCCAAAATTTCCGATGTGCTGCCCGCCGCCGCCCACGCGGTAATTTTGCGCCACGCTGCGCCTGCTGTGCCCGTAAAGCACACCGACAGATGCTCCGCTTTCCAGCCATTTGCGCGCACCTATCGCCGCCATCGCATTACCTTTGGTTGAATTGGTGCCGGTCAGACCTTTTAGCAGCAGGCCGTAGGTATTATTGCCCTGAACGACATCATCCACGCCTAAAGTCCGCAGATTCGCCGAACCGGCAAGGCTGTTGATGCCTGCCGAGCCGCTGAAGCTGCCTTTGACGACATCCAGTCCGGCAATAAAATTGCTGTCGACAGATGCACCGAATTGAGATGAACCGCCTGCCCTGCCCGCATCGGTAGAAGTCGAATAAAAGGTCTGCGTGATGCCGTCCACCATCGTATTGACCCGCCCGAACCCGCTGTCGCCGCGAATATTCAAAGACACAATGCCCGAGCTTTTATCTTGCTGTGTAAACGCACCGGGGATGCTGCGTACGATGTTGTCGAGGTTTTCGCTGGATTTGAATATATCCTGACGGGTCGATACGGCACGCGCATCGGTAAACACTTTTTTGTCTTTCGGTACGCGCTTCGCCTTGACGTGCACATCTTCCAAAACCTGTATCTGCGCCTCGCTGCCCGCGCGCCCTGCATCTTCGGCATAACTATGATGATATAGCATAACACCCATAAGATAAAAACAAATCGGCTTCAACCGGAAAGAAGATCTCATATTTTCCTCAACAATAAACAGTCAGACAATTAGGAAATATATTAGCATTTTTTTCAGGCGGCATAAACATTAAAAAAGTGTAAATTTGATATACCGTCTGAAGATTTCAATTGGATATTTATAGTGGATTAACAAAAACTGGTACGGCGTTGCCTCGCCTTAGCTCAAAGAGAACGATTCTCTAAGGTGCTGAAGCACCAAGTGAATCGGTTCCGTACTATTTGTACTGTCTGCGGCTTCGTCGCCTTGTCCTGATTTTTGTTAATCCACTATAAAGACCGTCGGGCATCTGCAGCCGTCATTCCCGCGCAGGCGGGAATCTAGTCGGTTC from Neisseria meningitidis harbors:
- the tdfH gene encoding TonB-dependent zinc piracy receptor TdfH, whose protein sequence is MRSSFRLKPICFYLMGVMLYHHSYAEDAGRAGSEAQIQVLEDVHVKAKRVPKDKKVFTDARAVSTRQDIFKSSENLDNIVRSIPGAFTQQDKSSGIVSLNIRGDSGFGRVNTMVDGITQTFYSTSTDAGRAGGSSQFGASVDSNFIAGLDVVKGSFSGSAGINSLAGSANLRTLGVDDVVQGNNTYGLLLKGLTGTNSTKGNAMAAIGARKWLESGASVGVLYGHSRRSVAQNYRVGGGGQHIGNFGAEYLERRKQRYFEQEGGLKFNSNSGKWERDFQKSYWKTKWYQKYDAPQELQKYIEGHDKSWRENLAPQYDITPIDPSSLKQQSAGNLFKLEYDGVFNKYTAQFRDLNTKIGSRKIINRNYQFNYGLSLNPYTNLNLTAAYNSGRQKYPKGSKFTGWGLLKDFETYNNAKILDLNNTSTFRLPRETELQTTLGFNYFHNEYGKNRFPEELGLFFDGPDQDNGLYSYLGRFKGDKGLLPQKSTIVQPAGSQYFNTFYFDAALKKDIYRLNYSTNTVGYRFGGEYTGYYGSDDEFKRAFGENSPTYREHCNRSCGIYEPVLKKYGKKRANNHSVSISADFGDYFMPFASYSRTHRMPNIQEMYFSQIGDSGVHTALKPERANTWQFGFNTYKKGLLKQDDTLGLKLVGYRSRIDNYIHNVYGKWWDLNGNIPSWVSSTGLAYTIQHRNFKDKVHKHGFELELNYDYGRFFTNLSYAYQKSTQPTNFSDASESPNNASKEDQLKQGYGLSRVSALPRDYGRLEVGTRWLGNKLTLGGAMRYFGKSIRATAEERYIDGTNGGNTSNVRQLGKRSIKQTETLARQPLIFDFYAAYEPKKNLIFRAEVKNLFDRRYIDPLDAGNDAATQRYYSSFDPKDKDEDVTCNDDGLCNGKYGGTSKSVLTNFARGRTFLMTMSYKF